A window of the Lolium perenne isolate Kyuss_39 chromosome 7, Kyuss_2.0, whole genome shotgun sequence genome harbors these coding sequences:
- the LOC127319632 gene encoding PP2A regulatory subunit TAP46 isoform X1, with the protein MVSNLGLFSSNETKDDVSTANLKYLLVPYYLGEMTEQVEQEDRIPVLKASQDHLKEFISTCEALELVPENELELSRQGRPETAANRREQKVRGSCTVDVSTIPRVFYATIPSQIYVMWCVDCLISILNNFLQFRIIIFSSTTPN; encoded by the exons ATGGTCAGCAACCTCGGTCTCTTCTCCTCCAACGAGACCAAGGACGACGTCTCCACCGCCAACCTCAAGTACCTGCTC GTGCCGTACTACCTCGGTGAAATGACCGAGCAGGTGGAGCAGGAGGACCGGATTCCGGTTCTCAAGGCGTCACAGGACCATTTGAAGG AGTTCATTTCTACATGTGAAGCGCTCGAGCTTGTCCCAGAGAACGAGCTCGAGTTATCTCGGCAGGGGCGGCCTGAAACCGCAGCAAACCGAAGAGAACAGAAG GTCCGTGGTAGTTGTACCGTTGATGTTTCAACAATTCCAAGGGTGTTTTATGCTACTATCCCCTCTCAAATTTATGTCATGTGGTGTGTTGATTGTCTCATTTCAATTTTGAACAATTTTCTGCAATTTAGAATTATTATATTTAGCTCTACTACACCAAATTAG
- the LOC127319632 gene encoding PP2A regulatory subunit TAP46 isoform X2: MVSNLGLFSSNETKDDVSTANLKYLLVPYYLGEMTEQVEQEDRIPVLKASQDHLKEFISTCEALELVPENELELSRQGRPETAANRREQKVLGCNVGR; this comes from the exons ATGGTCAGCAACCTCGGTCTCTTCTCCTCCAACGAGACCAAGGACGACGTCTCCACCGCCAACCTCAAGTACCTGCTC GTGCCGTACTACCTCGGTGAAATGACCGAGCAGGTGGAGCAGGAGGACCGGATTCCGGTTCTCAAGGCGTCACAGGACCATTTGAAGG AGTTCATTTCTACATGTGAAGCGCTCGAGCTTGTCCCAGAGAACGAGCTCGAGTTATCTCGGCAGGGGCGGCCTGAAACCGCAGCAAACCGAAGAGAACAGAAG GTGCTGGGATGCAATGTTGGACGGTGA